The following are from one region of the Thiocapsa rosea genome:
- the relB gene encoding type II toxin-antitoxin system RelB family antitoxin, producing the protein MLAIRLPADVEQRLEALARATGRTKTFYAREAILEHLDDLEDVYLAEQRLIDIRAGKTQTVPLDELMTRYGLDD; encoded by the coding sequence ATGCTGGCCATCCGACTCCCCGCCGACGTGGAGCAGCGGCTAGAAGCCTTGGCACGGGCCACGGGGCGCACCAAGACCTTCTATGCCCGCGAAGCCATCCTTGAGCATCTGGACGACCTCGAGGACGTGTACTTGGCCGAGCAGCGGCTGATCGACATTCGCGCGGGCAAGACTCAAACCGTGCCGCTGGATGAATTGATGACGCGCTATGGCCTGGACGATTGA
- a CDS encoding type II toxin-antitoxin system RelE/ParE family toxin translates to MILGTKGKFAAQAVQGRFGKGFPGDLVKRTRAMLSALDAAVELEDLRFPPGNHLEALSGDRAGLHSVRINDQWRICFAWTDQGPKDVEIIDDH, encoded by the coding sequence ATGATCCTAGGCACCAAGGGCAAGTTTGCTGCGCAAGCGGTTCAGGGTCGCTTCGGCAAGGGCTTCCCGGGCGACTTGGTCAAACGCACTCGCGCCATGTTGTCGGCACTCGATGCGGCCGTCGAGCTGGAGGACCTTCGCTTCCCCCCCGGCAACCATCTCGAAGCGCTGTCCGGCGATCGTGCCGGCCTGCATTCGGTTCGTATCAATGACCAATGGCGGATCTGTTTCGCTTGGACCGACCAAGGACCAAAAGATGTCGAGATCATCGATGACCACTGA
- a CDS encoding HigA family addiction module antitoxin encodes MSLLSNPAHPGEVLSELYLKPLGMSAGALAKRLDVPRTRIERLLKQETALSADSAIRLSTFFNTTPEYWMNLQRGWDLARAQRTVDVSRIRPLEAA; translated from the coding sequence ATGAGCTTGCTTTCCAACCCCGCGCATCCAGGCGAAGTCTTATCCGAACTGTATCTCAAACCACTGGGCATGAGCGCCGGCGCGCTGGCCAAACGCCTCGATGTGCCGCGCACGCGGATTGAACGGCTGTTAAAACAGGAAACGGCCCTTTCAGCCGACAGTGCGATTCGACTTTCAACCTTCTTCAATACCACCCCGGAGTACTGGATGAACCTGCAGCGCGGGTGGGATTTGGCACGAGCACAAAGAACCGTCGACGTTTCAAGGATCAGACCCCTCGAAGCCGCCTGA
- a CDS encoding DUF433 domain-containing protein encodes MTEFDRITINPALMNGQPCIRGMRLTVRRVVEAVAAYPDRDDLKQDYPEIDDEDIRQALEFAAISLDDQILTLDVA; translated from the coding sequence CTGACCGAATTTGATCGAATCACCATCAACCCCGCCTTGATGAACGGACAGCCCTGTATCCGCGGCATGAGACTGACCGTGCGCCGCGTGGTTGAAGCCGTGGCCGCTTATCCGGACCGCGACGATCTCAAACAGGACTATCCGGAAATCGACGACGAAGACATCCGGCAAGCGTTGGAATTTGCGGCCATCAGCCTCGACGATCAGATCCTCACGTTGGACGTCGCGTGA
- a CDS encoding DUF5615 family PIN-like protein, protein MKLLLDQGLPRSTVQHLREHGMIVDHVAEIGLDRAPDEDIIAFARSRGQLIVTLDADFHALLVVNAPA, encoded by the coding sequence ATGAAACTGCTGCTGGATCAGGGTCTGCCACGCAGCACGGTTCAACACCTCCGAGAGCACGGCATGATCGTTGACCATGTGGCTGAAATTGGCCTTGATCGCGCGCCCGACGAGGACATCATTGCGTTTGCGCGAAGCCGGGGGCAACTGATCGTTACTCTGGATGCGGATTTTCATGCGCTGCTGGTAGTCAATGCCCCAGCTTAA
- a CDS encoding BrnT family toxin has product MEFDPDKAAANPVNHDGVTFDEARHVLLDPFALTREDVDANGEQRFVTLGMGGRGRVLVAVWTLRGNRIRLISAWKANQSQRRHYEQQF; this is encoded by the coding sequence ATCGAATTCGACCCGGACAAAGCCGCTGCCAATCCGGTCAATCACGACGGTGTGACCTTCGATGAAGCACGTCATGTGCTGCTTGATCCCTTCGCGCTGACACGCGAGGACGTGGACGCAAACGGCGAGCAGCGATTCGTGACCCTTGGCATGGGCGGGCGGGGACGTGTCCTCGTGGCGGTGTGGACACTCCGCGGGAATCGCATTCGTTTGATTTCCGCCTGGAAAGCTAACCAATCCCAACGGCGGCACTATGAGCAACAGTTCTGA
- a CDS encoding S24 family peptidase — MSINDGGAASTRSEPWIARAKVCTENLALLEAQGDTMAHLIRDGDLLIVDVNDREIADGSVVVVRYGGALRSRRIELRYDGSLVLRCEDQARYPDEVVPGSDRDRSV, encoded by the coding sequence TTGTCGATCAATGATGGGGGCGCCGCGTCGACCCGTTCGGAGCCGTGGATCGCACGGGCTAAGGTGTGCACCGAGAATCTCGCGTTGCTCGAAGCCCAAGGCGACACCATGGCGCACCTGATCCGGGATGGCGATCTGCTCATCGTCGACGTAAACGATCGCGAGATCGCCGATGGGTCCGTCGTTGTCGTTCGTTATGGTGGAGCCTTGCGATCCCGGCGGATTGAGCTGCGCTACGACGGCTCGCTCGTCCTACGCTGCGAAGACCAAGCCCGCTATCCGGACGAGGTGGTCCCCGGCTCCGACCGCGACCGCTCCGTTTAG
- a CDS encoding type II toxin-antitoxin system RelE family toxin, with product MARYELYDLSFRSGVAKDLRGIPRADVARIMARIEGLREEPRPPGCERLSAQERYRVRQGRYRILYTIDDPERVVEVVKVGHRREVYRESD from the coding sequence ATGGCACGCTATGAGCTTTATGATCTGAGCTTCCGATCCGGGGTCGCAAAGGATCTGCGCGGGATCCCTCGAGCCGATGTTGCGCGCATCATGGCGCGCATCGAAGGCTTGCGCGAGGAGCCGCGCCCACCGGGCTGTGAGAGGCTCTCCGCCCAAGAGCGTTATCGAGTACGACAGGGACGCTATCGTATCCTTTACACGATCGATGATCCGGAGCGGGTTGTGGAGGTCGTGAAGGTGGGTCATCGGCGCGAGGTTTATCGCGAATCCGATTGA
- a CDS encoding type II toxin-antitoxin system RelE family toxin — protein MAWTIEFDPAAERELGKLDPPIARRIPAFLHGRVAPLDDPRHLGEALKGSRLGDLWKYRVGDDRLIVSIEDETVRLLVVRLGHRRDVYRR, from the coding sequence ATGGCCTGGACGATTGAGTTCGATCCGGCCGCCGAACGCGAGCTTGGCAAGCTCGATCCGCCCATCGCCCGCCGCATTCCGGCGTTTCTGCATGGGCGTGTCGCGCCGCTCGATGACCCGCGCCATCTCGGAGAAGCCCTCAAGGGGTCGAGGTTGGGGGATTTATGGAAGTACCGGGTCGGCGATGATCGCCTTATCGTGAGTATCGAGGATGAGACGGTGCGCCTCCTCGTGGTCCGCCTCGGTCACCGACGGGACGTGTATCGGCGGTGA
- a CDS encoding N-acetylglutaminylglutamine amidotransferase has translation MCGLCGEIRFDDNPIDLGALSAMSAAIIPRGPDGDGLWQQGRVALAHRRLSIIDLSNHAAQPMVDSALGLSIAFNGCIYNYKELRAELEGKGYRFFSHGDTEVVLKAFHAWGDACVDRFHGMFAFAIAERDSGRLTLVRDRLGIKPLYYAEVPGGLRFASTLPAVLAGGGVSTEIDPVALHHYMHFHAVVPASHTILSGVRKLAPATIRTIEPDGRQRDRCYWDISFVPRPEERDLSFEDWQELTLSALRTAVARRLVADVDVGVLLSGGLDSSLIVALLAEQGQRGINTFSVGFETVGSEVGDEFQYSDIIADTFATRHHKIRVDSASRLLPELPNCVRAMAEPMVSHDVIGFYLLSQEVAKHVKVVQSGQGADEVFAGYHWYPPMLGSTDPVGDYAQAFCDRTHEDYRRAVDPRFHGEDASRAFIAAHFARAGADAPVDKALRIDQQIMLVDDPVKRVDNMTMAWGLEARVPFLDHQLVELAARMPDRHKLCDEGKGVLKAIGRRLIPTSVIDRPKGYFPVPALKYLRGDVLATVRDLLHSPRARERGLFQPAYIDTLLAAPDDHLTPLRGSKLWQVALLEMWLQEQGV, from the coding sequence ATGTGTGGACTTTGCGGTGAGATCCGCTTCGACGACAACCCGATCGACCTCGGCGCCTTGAGCGCCATGAGTGCGGCCATCATCCCGCGCGGCCCGGACGGCGACGGCCTCTGGCAGCAGGGACGGGTCGCGCTTGCGCATCGCAGGCTCTCGATCATCGACCTGAGCAACCATGCGGCGCAACCCATGGTCGACAGCGCGCTGGGGCTCTCGATCGCCTTCAACGGCTGCATCTACAACTACAAAGAGCTGCGCGCCGAGCTGGAAGGCAAAGGCTATCGGTTCTTCTCGCACGGCGACACCGAGGTGGTCCTGAAGGCGTTTCATGCCTGGGGCGATGCCTGCGTGGATCGCTTTCACGGCATGTTCGCCTTCGCCATAGCCGAGCGGGACTCGGGTCGCCTGACCCTGGTGCGCGACCGTCTCGGGATCAAGCCGCTCTATTACGCCGAGGTGCCGGGCGGGCTGCGCTTTGCCTCGACCCTGCCGGCCGTGCTCGCGGGCGGCGGTGTCTCGACCGAGATCGACCCGGTGGCCCTGCATCATTACATGCACTTCCATGCCGTGGTCCCGGCGTCGCACACCATCCTGAGCGGCGTGCGCAAGCTCGCGCCGGCCACCATTCGGACCATCGAGCCGGACGGACGCCAGCGCGATCGCTGCTATTGGGATATCAGCTTCGTGCCTCGCCCCGAGGAACGCGACCTGTCTTTCGAGGATTGGCAGGAGCTCACCCTGTCCGCGCTGCGCACCGCCGTCGCGCGCCGTCTGGTGGCGGATGTCGATGTGGGCGTGCTGCTGTCCGGTGGGTTGGATTCGAGCCTCATCGTGGCCCTGTTGGCCGAGCAAGGCCAGCGCGGCATCAACACCTTCTCGGTCGGCTTCGAGACCGTCGGCTCCGAGGTGGGCGACGAGTTTCAGTACTCGGACATCATCGCCGACACCTTCGCGACAAGGCATCACAAGATCCGGGTCGACTCGGCTTCGCGCCTTTTACCCGAGCTGCCCAACTGCGTGCGCGCCATGGCCGAGCCTATGGTGAGCCACGACGTGATCGGCTTCTATCTGCTCTCTCAAGAGGTCGCCAAGCATGTGAAGGTGGTCCAGAGCGGGCAGGGTGCGGACGAGGTCTTCGCCGGCTATCACTGGTATCCGCCGATGCTCGGCAGCACCGATCCGGTCGGCGACTATGCACAGGCCTTCTGCGATCGCACCCACGAGGACTACCGTCGCGCGGTCGATCCGCGGTTTCACGGCGAAGACGCCAGCCGCGCCTTTATCGCCGCGCATTTCGCCCGTGCCGGTGCGGATGCGCCGGTCGACAAGGCGTTGCGGATCGATCAGCAGATCATGCTGGTCGACGACCCGGTCAAACGTGTCGACAATATGACCATGGCGTGGGGCCTGGAGGCGCGCGTACCCTTCCTGGACCATCAGCTGGTCGAGCTGGCCGCGCGTATGCCTGACCGACACAAACTTTGCGATGAGGGCAAAGGCGTGCTCAAGGCGATCGGACGACGGCTCATCCCGACCTCGGTGATCGACCGGCCCAAAGGCTACTTCCCGGTGCCCGCGCTCAAGTATCTGCGCGGCGATGTCTTGGCGACCGTGCGCGATTTGCTGCATTCGCCGCGTGCCCGCGAGCGCGGTCTCTTTCAGCCGGCCTACATCGACACCCTGCTGGCGGCGCCGGACGATCACCTGACCCCGCTGCGCGGCTCCAAGCTGTGGCAGGTCGCGCTGTTGGAGATGTGGCTGCAAGAGCAAGGGGTCTGA
- a CDS encoding 3-deoxy-7-phosphoheptulonate synthase gives MPVQKTENLNVSGFDPMPSPLEIHRAVPISDAASATVLAGRETLQAILDRRDPRIFVVVGPCSIHDPVAGLDYARRLKVLADAVSDRVVLAMRVYFQKPRTTTGWKGYINDPNLDDTFSIAEGMEKARRFLLEVTELGLPTATEALDSIVPQYLWDLICWTAIGARTSESQTHREMSSGLSTPVGFKNGTDGSVDTAINAILSAAQPHSFLGINAQGLTSVVRTRGNRYAHLVLRGGGNRPNYDTVSVAMAEEALTKAGLPANIVIDCSHANSFKRPELQPLVMHDCVNQVSGGKRSIVGLMVESFIEAGQQSIPADLGQLRYGCSVTDACVDWPTTERMIRDAHAALSDAVLSRRMLDV, from the coding sequence ATGCCCGTGCAGAAAACGGAAAACCTCAATGTCAGCGGCTTCGATCCGATGCCCTCGCCGCTGGAGATCCATCGTGCCGTGCCGATCTCGGATGCGGCATCGGCGACCGTGCTCGCCGGTCGCGAGACCCTGCAGGCGATCCTGGATCGGCGCGATCCACGGATCTTTGTCGTCGTCGGGCCTTGCTCGATCCATGATCCGGTCGCCGGCCTGGATTACGCCCGGCGGCTCAAGGTGCTGGCCGATGCGGTCTCGGATCGCGTGGTGTTGGCGATGCGGGTCTATTTCCAAAAGCCGCGCACGACCACCGGATGGAAGGGTTACATCAACGATCCGAATCTGGACGACACCTTCAGCATCGCCGAGGGCATGGAGAAGGCGCGGCGATTTCTGCTCGAGGTCACCGAGCTGGGTTTGCCCACCGCGACCGAGGCGCTCGATTCCATCGTCCCGCAATATCTGTGGGACTTGATCTGTTGGACGGCCATCGGTGCGCGGACTTCGGAGTCGCAGACCCATCGCGAGATGTCCTCGGGGTTGTCGACCCCGGTCGGCTTCAAGAACGGCACGGACGGCTCGGTCGATACCGCGATCAATGCGATCCTCTCGGCGGCCCAGCCGCACAGTTTTTTGGGCATCAATGCCCAAGGTTTGACCAGTGTCGTCAGGACCCGTGGTAACCGCTACGCGCATCTGGTGCTGCGTGGCGGGGGCAATCGCCCGAATTACGACACCGTCAGCGTTGCCATGGCCGAGGAGGCACTGACCAAGGCCGGCCTACCCGCGAACATCGTCATCGATTGCTCGCATGCCAACAGCTTCAAGCGACCGGAGCTTCAGCCGCTGGTGATGCACGATTGCGTGAATCAGGTCTCCGGCGGAAAACGCTCGATCGTCGGCTTGATGGTGGAGAGCTTTATCGAGGCTGGACAGCAATCGATCCCGGCGGACCTCGGCCAGCTGCGATACGGCTGCTCGGTGACCGACGCCTGTGTTGACTGGCCGACCACCGAACGCATGATCCGCGATGCGCATGCCGCGCTGTCCGACGCCGTGCTGTCGCGGCGTATGCTCGATGTGTGA
- a CDS encoding CopG family transcriptional regulator gives MNSQSVRATLYLEPALHQALRLKAASARRSMSEIVNDAIREALREDQEDLAAFAERVGEPSLSYEEFLAQLKVDGTL, from the coding sequence ATGAACAGTCAGTCCGTTCGCGCGACACTTTACCTGGAGCCTGCGTTACATCAGGCACTCCGGCTCAAGGCTGCGAGCGCGCGTCGCAGCATGTCGGAGATCGTCAACGACGCTATTCGTGAGGCCCTGCGCGAGGACCAGGAAGACCTGGCCGCTTTTGCCGAACGTGTCGGCGAGCCGAGCCTTAGTTACGAAGAGTTCCTCGCCCAGCTAAAAGTCGATGGCACGCTATGA
- a CDS encoding BrnA antitoxin family protein — MSNSSDPLFDDYADLDFTDAKSVSEVPALARLQAEQGSQSQVTMRVDNRILAAFKARAEMMGSNYQTLMNDALRQFVEGQTLADVVRETIRSELHQNGA; from the coding sequence ATGAGCAACAGTTCTGATCCCCTTTTCGACGACTATGCCGACCTTGATTTTACCGATGCCAAGTCTGTTTCCGAAGTACCGGCATTGGCACGTCTGCAGGCCGAGCAAGGAAGCCAGTCGCAGGTGACGATGCGGGTGGACAACCGGATCTTGGCGGCATTCAAGGCGCGCGCCGAGATGATGGGCAGCAATTATCAAACGCTGATGAACGATGCACTGCGCCAGTTCGTTGAAGGGCAGACGCTCGCGGATGTCGTGCGCGAAACGATTCGGAGCGAACTCCATCAGAACGGAGCCTGA
- the folE gene encoding GTP cyclohydrolase I FolE produces MAKKPNLTQVFTHSHYASSFEAESDDEVYDERKEALVKSMLGEIGEDPDREGLRRTPLRVAKAMDFLTSGYSMSAEEIIKKALFAEDVKEMVVVRDIEFYSMCEHHMLPFFGHAHVGYLPNGKVVGLSKIARVVDVFARRLQVQERLTSQVADSLMEHLGAHGVAVVMEASHTCMMMRGVQKQRSSTVSSAMRGTFETDPRTRSEFMSFIKG; encoded by the coding sequence ATGGCAAAGAAACCCAATCTCACTCAGGTGTTCACGCACAGCCATTACGCCTCGAGCTTCGAGGCCGAGTCCGACGACGAGGTCTACGACGAGCGCAAAGAGGCGTTGGTCAAGAGCATGCTCGGCGAGATCGGTGAAGACCCCGATCGCGAGGGACTGCGCCGCACCCCCTTGAGGGTCGCCAAGGCCATGGACTTTCTCACCAGCGGCTATTCCATGTCCGCCGAGGAGATCATCAAGAAGGCGCTCTTCGCGGAAGACGTCAAAGAGATGGTGGTCGTACGCGATATCGAGTTCTACTCCATGTGCGAGCACCACATGCTGCCCTTCTTCGGCCATGCACATGTCGGCTATCTGCCCAACGGCAAGGTCGTCGGGCTGAGCAAGATCGCCCGTGTGGTCGACGTCTTCGCACGCCGACTGCAGGTCCAGGAGCGCCTGACCAGCCAGGTCGCCGACTCCCTCATGGAGCATCTCGGCGCGCACGGTGTCGCCGTCGTCATGGAAGCCAGCCACACCTGCATGATGATGCGCGGCGTGCAGAAACAACGCAGCTCCACCGTCTCGAGCGCCATGCGCGGTACCTTCGAGACCGACCCACGCACGCGCTCCGAGTTCATGTCGTTCATCAAAGGATGA
- the ngg gene encoding N-acetylglutaminylglutamine synthetase: MRHRLERSRAPSLKNWDRQPRADQALAQPAIVDCGWGRLLFGQTFSDPKALAETLREEHRGKRDVALYLSDPHVVLSYAPRDLFLDPSHTFRLWLERYQCSPRRPKGFHVRLLNSRDDAEAIHRLYVTRRMVPPSADFISAQRTSKVLTYWVAEEEQDGRIVGAVTGVDHVAAFADPENGASLWALAVDAQAPYPGVGDALVRQVIEYYQARGRGFLDLSVIHDNTQAIRLYRKLGFERIPAFALKNKNAFNEPLFMGQQPEAKLNPYATIIVNEARRRGIAIEVLDAEGGYFALVLGGRRIVCRESLSELTSAVAMSRCDDKAVTHRLLRNAGLRVPEQTRFEALDQAEAFLSKLGRVVVKPVRGEQGAGISVDVRDPETLERAIAAARRVCDQVILEEYVAGDDLRIVVIADQVVAAAIRRPAQVTGTGQHSVRDLIQAQSRRRRAATGGESSIPMDDETKRCVVSAGYDLEAILPEGELLTVRKTANLHTGGTIHDVTEQLNPVLAEAAVAAARALAIPVTGLDFLVPSVCGTDYVIIEANERPGLANHEPQPTAERFVDLLFPQTAARESMF, translated from the coding sequence ATGCGTCATCGACTTGAGCGCAGTCGTGCTCCGTCGCTCAAGAACTGGGACCGCCAACCGCGCGCGGATCAGGCGCTCGCGCAGCCCGCGATCGTCGACTGCGGCTGGGGGCGGCTGCTCTTCGGTCAGACCTTCTCGGACCCCAAGGCGCTCGCCGAGACGCTCCGCGAGGAGCACCGCGGCAAGCGCGACGTGGCGCTCTATCTGAGCGACCCTCACGTGGTGCTCTCCTACGCGCCGCGGGATCTGTTCCTGGACCCCTCCCACACCTTCCGCCTCTGGCTCGAGCGCTACCAGTGCTCGCCGCGTCGGCCCAAAGGGTTTCACGTGCGCTTGCTCAACAGCCGCGACGACGCCGAGGCGATCCACCGGCTCTATGTCACCCGTCGCATGGTCCCGCCCAGTGCCGACTTTATCTCGGCGCAGCGCACCTCCAAGGTCCTGACCTACTGGGTCGCCGAAGAGGAGCAGGACGGCCGTATCGTGGGTGCGGTGACCGGCGTGGATCATGTCGCAGCCTTTGCAGACCCCGAGAACGGTGCGAGCCTTTGGGCCCTCGCCGTCGATGCCCAGGCCCCTTATCCGGGTGTGGGCGACGCACTGGTGCGACAGGTGATCGAGTATTATCAGGCCCGCGGTCGCGGCTTTCTGGACCTGTCGGTCATCCACGACAACACCCAAGCCATCCGGCTCTATCGCAAGCTCGGCTTCGAGCGCATCCCGGCCTTCGCGCTCAAGAACAAGAACGCCTTCAACGAGCCGCTCTTCATGGGCCAACAGCCGGAGGCCAAGCTTAATCCCTACGCGACCATCATCGTCAACGAGGCGCGCCGGCGCGGGATCGCCATCGAGGTGCTCGACGCGGAGGGCGGCTATTTCGCTCTGGTGCTCGGCGGGCGCAGGATCGTCTGTCGCGAGAGTTTGAGCGAGCTGACCAGCGCCGTTGCCATGAGCCGCTGCGACGATAAGGCGGTCACCCATCGGCTGTTGCGCAATGCCGGGCTGCGGGTCCCGGAGCAGACCCGTTTCGAGGCGTTGGACCAGGCCGAGGCGTTTCTCTCCAAGCTCGGCCGCGTGGTCGTGAAACCCGTGCGCGGCGAGCAGGGTGCCGGGATCAGTGTCGACGTGCGCGATCCCGAGACCCTCGAGCGTGCGATCGCCGCGGCGCGTAGAGTCTGCGACCAGGTGATCCTGGAGGAGTATGTCGCGGGCGATGATCTGCGCATCGTCGTGATCGCCGACCAGGTGGTCGCCGCCGCGATCCGTCGCCCGGCACAGGTGACCGGGACCGGGCAGCACAGCGTGCGCGACCTCATTCAGGCTCAAAGCCGACGCCGCCGCGCGGCAACCGGTGGGGAGAGCAGCATTCCGATGGACGACGAGACCAAGCGGTGCGTCGTCTCCGCCGGCTACGATCTGGAGGCGATCCTGCCGGAGGGAGAGCTGCTCACGGTGCGCAAGACCGCGAATCTCCATACCGGCGGGACCATCCACGACGTCACCGAGCAGCTCAATCCCGTCCTCGCCGAGGCCGCCGTTGCCGCGGCGCGGGCGTTGGCGATCCCGGTGACGGGGCTCGACTTCCTTGTTCCTTCGGTGTGCGGGACCGATTATGTGATTATCGAGGCCAACGAGCGGCCCGGTTTGGCCAATCACGAGCCCCAACCGACCGCCGAGCGTTTCGTCGACCTGCTGTTTCCTCAGACCGCCGCCCGGGAGTCCATGTTTTGA
- a CDS encoding coiled-coil domain-containing protein produces the protein MSSSVALYDALTSAPDDRARARVIAEAFERLEERYPHLPDLATQGHVRESELRLQKEIEQVRAGLRETELRLKKDIEQLRAELKADIEQLRAELKADIEQLRAELKADIEQIRANLQTTELRLLKEIEQVRGEITRTKLDLLKWIVPLMLAQVAAIAALVKLL, from the coding sequence ATGAGCTCAAGTGTCGCCCTCTATGACGCACTGACCAGCGCACCCGACGATCGCGCCCGCGCGCGCGTCATCGCCGAGGCGTTCGAACGTCTCGAAGAGCGTTATCCCCATCTCCCGGACCTCGCCACGCAGGGACATGTGCGCGAGTCTGAGTTGCGGCTGCAGAAGGAAATCGAGCAAGTCCGGGCCGGGCTGCGCGAGACCGAGCTCAGACTAAAGAAAGACATCGAACAATTACGCGCCGAGCTCAAGGCGGACATCGAGCAATTACGCGCCGAGCTCAAGGCGGACATCGAGCAATTACGCGCCGAGCTCAAGGCGGACATCGAGCAAATCCGTGCCAATCTACAAACAACCGAGTTGCGTCTGCTCAAGGAGATCGAGCAGGTCCGTGGCGAAATCACCCGCACCAAACTCGATCTGCTCAAGTGGATCGTCCCGCTGATGCTCGCCCAGGTCGCGGCCATCGCCGCGCTCGTGAAATTACTCTGA
- a CDS encoding Rpn family recombination-promoting nuclease/putative transposase, whose amino-acid sequence MRYPINPKVDCVFKALLGAEENRALLIDFLNAMLTETLPSPVVEVQILDPYNPQETLKDKLTIVDVKARDAAGRVFQVEIQLSVYADLTARMLYGWADLYRRQLRRGQDYSILKPTYAIWLLDQTLREDTPDYAHRYRMRDDHGQHLLDLGGIWIFELSKFAVQQVETEQERWLKFFNEAETLDDEKLPEWMQTPVMRQAMSTLTTFSERDRAYHAYQARQEFLRQQRSIQQELEKERAAKEAERQAKEAERQAKEEALQAKEAALQAKEAALAEVARLQALLNQSRDA is encoded by the coding sequence ATGCGGTACCCGATCAACCCGAAAGTCGACTGTGTCTTCAAGGCCCTGCTGGGCGCGGAGGAGAATCGCGCGCTGCTCATCGATTTTCTCAATGCGATGCTGACCGAGACGCTTCCCAGTCCGGTGGTCGAGGTGCAAATCCTCGATCCCTACAACCCGCAGGAAACCCTCAAAGACAAGCTCACCATCGTCGACGTGAAAGCCCGCGATGCCGCCGGCCGGGTTTTTCAGGTCGAGATCCAGTTGTCGGTCTATGCAGATCTGACCGCGCGCATGCTCTACGGCTGGGCGGACCTGTACCGCCGACAACTGCGTCGCGGCCAAGACTACAGCATCCTCAAACCGACCTATGCGATCTGGCTGCTCGATCAAACCCTGCGCGAGGACACGCCGGACTATGCTCACCGCTATCGGATGCGCGATGATCATGGACAGCATCTCCTCGACCTCGGCGGCATCTGGATCTTCGAGCTGAGCAAATTCGCCGTCCAGCAGGTCGAAACCGAACAAGAACGTTGGCTGAAATTCTTCAACGAGGCCGAAACCCTCGATGACGAGAAACTGCCCGAGTGGATGCAAACCCCTGTGATGAGGCAAGCCATGAGCACCTTGACCACCTTCTCCGAGAGAGACCGCGCCTATCACGCCTACCAGGCGCGTCAAGAGTTCCTGCGCCAGCAGCGCTCCATCCAACAGGAGCTGGAGAAAGAGCGGGCTGCCAAAGAAGCCGAGCGACAAGCCAAGGAGGCGGAACGCCAAGCCAAGGAGGAAGCTCTTCAAGCCAAGGAGGCGGCGCTTCAAGCCAAGGAAGCCGCGCTCGCCGAGGTCGCACGCCTGCAGGCACTGTTGAACCAATCGCGCGACGCCTGA